In a genomic window of Xylophilus rhododendri:
- a CDS encoding CmpA/NrtA family ABC transporter substrate-binding protein, whose amino-acid sequence MAQKLPGTADHPAVAAATPAAGTEVAAPRRDFIRKAGAAALFASLGHGGVWAAGSDKPEKEEVKIGFIPLTDCASVVMASVLGFDKKYGVKIVPSKEASWAGVRDKLVNGELDMAHVLYGLIYGVHVGVGGPKKEMANLMGLNRNGQAITLSKALADKGAVDGPSLAKVMAANKREYTFAGTFPTSTHTMWLNYWMAASGISPVKDAKVIVVPPPQMVANMRVGNMDGFCVGEPWGQRAIIDKIGVTAITTQDIWKDHPEKVLGTQAAFVKANPNTCRAVMMAVMEAGKWIDASLQNKTRMADVIAEKSYVNTSADAINQRILGRYENGMGKTWDDPNHMKFFDDGAVNFPYLSDGMWFLTQHKRWGLLKEHPDYLAVARQINQIDLYKDVAGAMKVSVPKDPMRSSKLFDGTVWDGKDPAKYADSFAIKA is encoded by the coding sequence ATGGCCCAGAAGCTTCCCGGCACCGCCGACCACCCCGCTGTCGCTGCAGCCACGCCCGCAGCCGGCACCGAAGTGGCCGCACCGCGCCGCGACTTCATCCGCAAGGCCGGCGCCGCGGCCCTCTTCGCCAGCCTCGGCCACGGCGGCGTCTGGGCCGCGGGCTCCGACAAGCCGGAGAAGGAAGAAGTCAAGATCGGCTTCATCCCGCTCACCGACTGCGCCAGCGTGGTCATGGCCTCGGTGCTGGGCTTCGACAAGAAGTACGGCGTGAAGATCGTGCCCAGCAAGGAGGCCAGCTGGGCCGGCGTGCGCGACAAGCTGGTCAACGGCGAGCTCGACATGGCCCATGTGCTCTACGGCCTGATCTACGGCGTGCACGTGGGCGTGGGCGGCCCGAAGAAGGAAATGGCCAACCTGATGGGCCTGAACCGCAACGGCCAGGCCATCACCCTGTCGAAGGCCCTGGCCGACAAGGGCGCGGTGGACGGCCCCTCCCTGGCCAAGGTGATGGCCGCCAACAAGCGCGAATACACCTTCGCCGGCACCTTCCCCACCAGCACCCACACCATGTGGCTGAACTACTGGATGGCCGCCTCGGGCATCAGCCCGGTCAAGGACGCCAAGGTGATCGTCGTGCCGCCGCCGCAGATGGTGGCCAACATGCGCGTGGGCAATATGGACGGCTTCTGCGTCGGCGAGCCCTGGGGCCAGCGCGCCATCATCGACAAGATCGGCGTCACCGCCATCACCACCCAGGACATCTGGAAGGACCATCCCGAGAAGGTGCTCGGCACCCAGGCCGCCTTCGTCAAGGCCAACCCCAACACCTGCCGGGCCGTGATGATGGCCGTGATGGAAGCCGGCAAGTGGATCGACGCCAGCCTGCAGAACAAGACCCGCATGGCCGACGTGATCGCCGAGAAGTCCTATGTCAACACCAGCGCCGACGCGATCAACCAGCGCATCCTGGGCCGCTACGAGAACGGCATGGGCAAGACCTGGGACGACCCCAACCACATGAAGTTCTTCGACGACGGCGCGGTCAACTTCCCCTATCTCTCCGACGGCATGTGGTTCCTGACCCAGCACAAGCGCTGGGGCCTGCTCAAGGAGCATCCGGACTACCTGGCCGTGGCCAGGCAGATCAACCAGATCGACCTGTACAAGGACGTCGCCGGGGCCATGAAGGTGTCCGTCCCCAAGGACCCGATGCGCAGCAGCAAGCTGTTCGACGGCACGGTCTGGGACGGCAAGGACCCGGCCAAGTACGCCGACAGTTTCGCCATCAAGGCTTGA
- a CDS encoding ABC transporter ATP-binding protein, with the protein MSSQQTQDSKFIEIRDVEQTFRTPKGSFQALRDIHLNVAKGEFVALIGHSGCGKSTLLNLIAGLTTPTHGSLMCANREIKGPGPERAVVFQNHSLLPWLTCYENIFLGVERVFGKTEGKAQLKQRTDAALALVGLTPATQKRPGEISGGMKQRVGIARALAMEPQVLLMDEPFGALDALTRARLQDELLAIVQKTRSTVVMVTHDVDEAVLLSDKIVMMTNGPSATIGEVLSVDLPRPRDRVELAEDQNYVHYRKAVIDFLYTRQGHVEKAA; encoded by the coding sequence ATGAGCTCCCAGCAGACCCAGGACAGCAAGTTCATCGAGATCCGCGACGTCGAACAGACTTTTCGGACGCCCAAGGGCAGTTTCCAGGCACTGCGCGACATCCACCTGAACGTGGCCAAGGGGGAGTTCGTCGCCCTGATCGGCCACTCCGGCTGCGGCAAGTCGACGCTGCTCAACCTGATCGCCGGCCTCACCACGCCCACCCACGGCAGCCTGATGTGCGCCAACCGCGAGATCAAGGGCCCAGGCCCTGAGCGCGCCGTGGTGTTCCAGAACCACTCGCTGCTGCCCTGGCTGACCTGCTACGAGAACATCTTCCTGGGCGTGGAACGCGTCTTCGGCAAGACCGAAGGCAAGGCCCAGTTGAAGCAGCGCACCGATGCCGCACTGGCCCTGGTCGGCCTCACCCCCGCCACCCAGAAGCGTCCCGGCGAGATCTCCGGCGGCATGAAGCAGCGTGTGGGCATCGCCCGCGCCCTGGCCATGGAGCCCCAGGTGCTGCTGATGGACGAGCCCTTCGGCGCGCTGGACGCCCTCACCCGCGCCCGCCTGCAGGACGAGCTGCTGGCCATCGTGCAGAAGACCCGCAGCACCGTGGTGATGGTGACCCACGACGTGGACGAGGCCGTGCTGCTGTCCGACAAGATCGTGATGATGACAAACGGCCCCTCGGCCACCATCGGCGAGGTGCTGTCGGTGGACCTGCCTCGGCCCCGCGACCGGGTCGAGCTGGCGGAGGACCAGAACTACGTGCATTACCGCAAGGCGGTGATCGACTTCCTCTACACCCGCCAAGGGCATGTGGAGAAAGCGGCCTGA
- the ntrB gene encoding nitrate ABC transporter permease, producing MVSAVFHNTLAVPADADGARAPSASTLAEPTMKPAPAARAKPPYDWRGLWLRVLPPVFGLVLLVLVWEAVSVTTGSSIPSPKDTWQQAVTVFSNPFYSNGPNDQGVGWNVLSSLKRVAMGFGLAAVVGIPVGFAIGRFTFLGRMFNPLISLLRPVSPLAWLPIGLLVFKGANPAAIWTIFICSIWPMIINTAVGVQRVPQDYMNVARVLNLSEWKILTKILFPAVLPYMLTGVRLAVGTAWLVIVAAEMLTGGVGIGFWVWDEWNNLNVKNIIIAIFVIGIVGLLLEFALIKIATAFTFEEVKS from the coding sequence ATGGTCAGCGCCGTTTTCCACAACACCCTGGCGGTTCCCGCCGACGCGGACGGGGCCAGGGCCCCGTCCGCGAGCACCCTTGCCGAGCCCACGATGAAACCAGCCCCCGCCGCCCGCGCCAAGCCGCCCTACGACTGGCGCGGCCTGTGGCTGCGCGTGCTGCCGCCCGTCTTCGGCCTGGTGCTGCTGGTGCTGGTGTGGGAGGCCGTCTCGGTCACCACCGGCAGCAGCATCCCTTCGCCCAAGGACACCTGGCAACAGGCCGTGACGGTCTTCAGCAACCCCTTCTACAGCAACGGCCCCAACGACCAGGGCGTGGGCTGGAACGTGCTGTCCTCGCTCAAGCGGGTGGCCATGGGCTTCGGCCTGGCGGCCGTCGTCGGCATACCGGTGGGCTTCGCCATCGGCCGCTTCACCTTCCTCGGGCGCATGTTCAATCCGCTGATCAGCCTGCTGCGGCCGGTGTCGCCGCTGGCCTGGCTGCCGATCGGCCTGCTGGTCTTCAAGGGCGCCAACCCGGCCGCCATCTGGACCATCTTCATCTGCTCGATCTGGCCGATGATCATCAACACCGCGGTCGGCGTGCAGCGCGTGCCGCAGGACTACATGAACGTGGCCCGGGTGCTCAACCTGTCGGAATGGAAGATCCTCACCAAGATCCTGTTCCCCGCCGTGCTGCCCTACATGCTGACCGGCGTGCGCCTGGCGGTCGGCACCGCCTGGCTGGTGATCGTGGCGGCCGAGATGCTGACCGGCGGCGTCGGCATCGGCTTCTGGGTGTGGGACGAGTGGAACAACCTCAACGTCAAGAACATCATCATCGCCATCTTCGTGATCGGCATCGTCGGGCTGCTGCTCGAATTCGCCCTCATCAAGATCGCAACCGCATTCACGTTCGAGGAGGTGAAGTCATGA
- a CDS encoding glucose/quinate/shikimate family membrane-bound PQQ-dependent dehydrogenase — protein sequence MTNRTDNAAPRRWPLVLIGLLAIAMGLFLTIGGAYLASLHGSSYFALAGLGLIVSGALIARGKTAGAWLFALVLAATILWAVLDAGLNFWPLVSRVFAFVVLGLLVTLAYPLLRRQSGARASPAGTGVVAAVLVVTIVAGFVGMFMPHATVTANGAGPGLTPVNPAEQQKDWQHYGNTSGGSRFAALDQINRGNIGQLQVAWTYHTGDVPVSPAGNGAEDQQTPLQIGDKVFLCTPHNNIIAIDADTGKEIWKRKINAKSSVWMRCRGLAYFDASAPIAPPTVANPTPVTAVAVAPGANCTRRVLLNSIDAKLIAVDADTGAFCQGFGTDGRVDLTAGLGAAPDPQYVLTSPPIMAGTTVVVGGRVADNVQEDMPGGVIRGFDVITGQMRWAFDPGNPEDKNAPADGKSYTRSTPNSWAPMSYDPAMNTVFLPMGSPSTDIWGVKRTAMDHKYGASVLAVDATTGHEKWVYQTVHNDLWDFDLPMQPSFIDFQKPDGSKVPAMVIGTKAGQLFVLDRATGQPLTEVKEVPVKPSDIPGEPYSPTQPRSVGMPQIGAQTLTESDMWGATPFDQLLCRIAFRKMRYEGLYTAPGTDVSLSFPGSLGGMNWGGISTDPVHGFIFVNDMRLGLWIQMMPSQNRDQPAASGGEAVNTGMGAVPLKGTPYAVNKNRFLSALGIPCQAPPFGTLTAVDMKTRQIAWQVPVGTVQDTGPFGIKMHLPMPIGMPTLGGTLSTQGGLVFIAGTQDYYLRAFDSATGAEAWKARLPVGSQGGPMTYRSPRTGRQYVVISAGGARQSEDRGDYVIAYALPESK from the coding sequence ATGACAAACAGAACCGACAACGCCGCACCCCGGCGCTGGCCGCTGGTCCTCATCGGACTGCTGGCCATCGCCATGGGCCTTTTCCTGACCATCGGCGGCGCCTATCTCGCCAGCCTGCACGGCAGCTCCTACTTCGCGCTGGCCGGGCTGGGCTTGATCGTCTCGGGTGCGCTGATCGCCCGGGGCAAGACCGCCGGGGCCTGGCTGTTCGCCCTGGTGCTGGCCGCCACCATCCTCTGGGCGGTGCTGGATGCCGGGCTCAACTTCTGGCCGCTGGTCTCGCGTGTGTTCGCCTTCGTGGTGCTGGGGCTGCTGGTCACGCTGGCTTATCCGCTGCTCAGGCGCCAGTCCGGTGCGCGGGCGTCCCCCGCCGGCACCGGCGTGGTGGCTGCCGTGCTGGTCGTGACGATCGTGGCGGGCTTCGTCGGCATGTTCATGCCGCATGCCACCGTCACCGCCAACGGCGCCGGCCCGGGGCTGACGCCGGTCAACCCGGCCGAACAGCAGAAGGACTGGCAGCACTACGGCAACACCTCGGGCGGCTCCCGCTTCGCGGCGCTGGACCAGATCAACCGCGGCAACATCGGCCAGCTCCAGGTCGCCTGGACCTACCACACCGGCGACGTGCCGGTCAGCCCCGCCGGCAACGGCGCGGAAGACCAGCAGACGCCCCTGCAGATCGGCGACAAGGTCTTCCTCTGCACGCCGCACAACAACATCATTGCGATCGATGCGGACACCGGCAAGGAGATCTGGAAGCGTAAGATCAACGCCAAGTCCTCCGTCTGGATGCGCTGCCGCGGCCTGGCCTACTTCGATGCCTCGGCGCCCATCGCGCCGCCCACCGTCGCCAACCCCACGCCGGTGACCGCCGTGGCCGTGGCGCCCGGCGCCAACTGCACCCGCCGGGTGCTGTTGAACAGCATCGACGCCAAGCTGATCGCGGTCGATGCCGACACCGGCGCCTTCTGCCAGGGCTTCGGCACCGACGGCCGGGTGGACCTGACCGCCGGCCTGGGCGCCGCGCCCGATCCGCAATACGTGCTGACCTCCCCGCCCATCATGGCCGGCACCACCGTGGTGGTGGGCGGCCGGGTGGCCGACAACGTGCAGGAAGACATGCCCGGCGGCGTGATCCGCGGCTTCGACGTGATCACCGGCCAGATGCGCTGGGCCTTCGACCCCGGCAATCCGGAAGACAAGAACGCGCCCGCCGACGGCAAGAGCTACACCCGCAGCACGCCCAACTCCTGGGCGCCGATGTCCTACGACCCGGCGATGAACACCGTCTTCCTGCCCATGGGCAGCCCCTCCACCGACATCTGGGGCGTGAAACGCACGGCGATGGACCACAAGTACGGCGCCTCGGTGCTGGCGGTGGACGCCACCACCGGCCACGAGAAATGGGTCTACCAGACGGTGCACAACGACCTCTGGGACTTCGACCTGCCGATGCAGCCCAGCTTCATCGATTTCCAGAAGCCCGACGGCTCGAAAGTGCCGGCCATGGTCATCGGCACCAAGGCGGGCCAGCTCTTCGTGCTCGACCGCGCCACCGGCCAGCCGCTGACCGAGGTGAAGGAAGTGCCGGTCAAGCCCTCGGACATCCCCGGCGAGCCCTATTCGCCGACCCAGCCGCGCTCGGTGGGCATGCCGCAGATCGGCGCGCAGACCCTCACCGAGTCCGACATGTGGGGCGCCACGCCCTTCGACCAGCTGCTGTGCCGCATCGCCTTCAGGAAGATGCGCTACGAGGGCCTGTACACGGCGCCCGGCACCGACGTGTCGCTGAGTTTCCCCGGCTCGCTGGGCGGCATGAACTGGGGCGGCATCTCCACCGATCCGGTGCACGGCTTCATCTTCGTCAACGACATGCGCCTGGGCCTGTGGATCCAGATGATGCCCTCGCAGAACCGCGACCAGCCCGCCGCATCCGGCGGCGAGGCGGTGAACACCGGCATGGGCGCTGTGCCGCTCAAGGGCACGCCGTACGCCGTCAACAAGAACCGCTTCCTGTCGGCCCTGGGCATCCCCTGCCAGGCGCCCCCCTTCGGCACGCTGACCGCCGTGGACATGAAGACCCGCCAGATCGCCTGGCAGGTGCCCGTGGGCACGGTTCAGGACACCGGCCCCTTCGGCATCAAGATGCACCTGCCGATGCCGATCGGCATGCCGACGCTGGGCGGCACCCTGTCCACCCAGGGCGGCCTGGTCTTCATCGCCGGCACGCAGGACTACTACCTGCGTGCCTTCGATTCCGCCACCGGCGCCGAGGCCTGGAAGGCCCGCCTGCCGGTGGGCAGCCAGGGCGGGCCGATGACCTATCGCTCGCCCAGGACCGGCAGGCAGTACGTGGTGATCAGCGCCGGCGGTGCCCGCCAGTCGGAAGACCGTGGCGACTACGTGATCGCCTACGCGCTGCCCGAGAGCAAGTAA